The following are from one region of the Gossypium hirsutum isolate 1008001.06 chromosome D03, Gossypium_hirsutum_v2.1, whole genome shotgun sequence genome:
- the LOC107949663 gene encoding NAC domain-containing protein 7 codes for MNVLPQVPPGFRFHPTEEELVDYYLRKKISLRRIDLDVIKDVDLYKIEPWDLQEICRIGREEQNEWYFFSHKDKKYPTGSRTNRATAAGFWKATGRDKAIYSKHDLIGMRKTLVFYKGRAPNGQKSDWIMHEYRLETYENGTPQDEGWVVCRVFKKRITAMRKVGEHESSCWYDDQVSFIPDLDSPNQTSLSNNAYHHLPYSCKKELDLQYQVPHDHYLQSRDPLSCNPMAAFGQCSSFTQAHHIQQTHHQHLNALFGNHSNEQAVDQATDWRLLDTLVASQLSQEEEIYRQSK; via the exons atgaatgtaCTTCCACAAGTTCCACCAGGCTTTCGCTTCCATCCCACAGAAGAAGAACTGGTTGATTATTACCTTAGAAAGAAAATCTCTTTAAGAAGGATTGACCTAGATGTAATTAAAGATGTTGATCTCTATAAAATTGAGCCTTGGGATCTTCAAG AGATATGCAGAATAGGGAGAGAAGAGCAAAATGAATGGTATTTCTTCAGCCATAAGGATAAGAAATATCCAACAGGAAGTCGCACAAATAGAGCCACGGCAGCTGGGTTTTGGAAAGCAACGGGCAGAGACAAGGCTATTTATTCTAAGCATGACTTGATTGGGATGAGGAAAACATTAGTGTTTTATAAAGGTCGAGCCCCAAATGGACAAAAGTCTGACTGGATTATGCATGAGTATCGCCTTGAAACTTATGAAAATGGGACTCCACAG GACGAAGGATGGGTTGTATGTAGGGTATTCAAGAAGAGAATAACAGCTATGCGCAAAGTCGGTGAACATGAATCTTCGTGTTGGTATGATGATCAAGTCTCGTTCATTCCCGATCTAGATTCCCCAAACCAAACATCCCTATCTAATAACGCTTACCACCACCTTCCCTATTCCTGCAAGAAAGAGCTTGATTTGCAGTACCAAGTTCCCCATGACCATTACCTCCAGTCACGGGATCCCCTAAGCTGCAATCCAATGGCTGCATTTGGCCAGTGCTCATCCTTCACACAGGCCCATCATATTCAACAAACTCATCACCAACACTTGAATGCACTCTTTGGGAACCACAGCAATGAGCAAGCGGTGGATCAAGCCACTGATTGGCGCCTCCTTGACACCCTTGTTGCTTCTCAGCTTAGTCAAGAAGAAGAGATATATCGCCAATCAAAGTAA